The following are encoded together in the Bombus affinis isolate iyBomAffi1 chromosome 6, iyBomAffi1.2, whole genome shotgun sequence genome:
- the LOC126918011 gene encoding angiomotin-like protein 1 isoform X2 encodes MSSLQQGSRFLPFSNNNIQRKQLSMQGGLPQSLSGSETDVSTSNENLTNEDRYVIRHTARQEPQGQENQQQSPSRSSSHKENIPNIQGNLLNRNSLKDSLNGSNRNSLKENLNGSNRNSLKDSINGSNRNSLKDNLSNRTSVGSNRSSLDVSTSSYNTLIIHNANDDNSWVPSGRLSGVVREHGDMGYLYCDGGGKGHSNSPTMQSLSNLSHEDHVYEQPNNGGCQEITDIPDDYLSQSQVLKHLAKEVKVPSYSKLTNNGGNIDMRMRDGDRGKQNDSESEDRPPPSYMSVLLPLKNKSRLLGPMEKLTLSRSQPDLSRIGKPDMDNYNLRATSPRPQTKGREETESATGEIWPPSEMIQIVIQENSALKLELERCYNKVAKSQKLEQEIAKVHRAHEELAASSERREKLERAARLRLQNDCRRLTELNRALRDQIDLLSARTDSPPIVESMRKELTQRELLIGQLITQNKELAAAKERQEIELAAQRATLQEQRTHIDILDTALTNAQGNVVRLEEECRKKQVYVERVGQLQRALSSLQASSDRREETERQLRGQLERELREGGGGGGGGANGNEQSSNGETIAELKRRIRERDEKIMSLEGDVAKWEQRYLEESALRQAAIDAASLPKDAKIAALEKTSQDAEKLIAEARSEKMRHMDEVHAAQKKLADFESRMKDLESKLAERDAMIRVLQKHTYDKDSSSSSGVGSYPAAHSSHSSTSADHHTALTSTPELVSSVLGGGSGYGSTGSYGVTDSYKYRKQGSFEQTNKSLDDQLKELDSQLLSKRALCCFPGFSNPGTASRKGKIPKPLLAGVDSTGTSSTASSKSRLLDDSGGEVSPGIMEFASAASRLKGTVSRLSDGKPEDMMLLEKQGRSSQRQRMQEGEPRRAGSLPPSSLPRPPKNLKSTNSRYCRLSDTETRKKSDPGPALDTSVSMKVRDTSNCTIEYGRFDTKAQRRKKSSGTEQLVVNNSLKKPSSTTSHEYERLQGENIRKKQPSNSETKHREMQSRSLIPPPSRRIGEYGRLSDGTLRKQTGSRGQSTGSTWMSERSTAGSNG; translated from the exons atgagtTCTCTGCAGCAAGGTAGCAGATTCTTACctttttcaaataataatatacaaaggAAGCAACTATCAATGCAAG GTGGTCTTCCACAAAGTTTGAGTGGTAGTGAAACTGATGTATCAACATCAAATGAGAACTTAACTAATGAAGATCGATATGTTATAAGACATACAGCTCGTCAAGAACCTCAAGGCCAAGAAAATCAGCAGCAAAGTCCATCGAGATCTTCCAGTCATAAAGAAAATATACCAAATATACAA GGTAACCTGCTCAACAGAAACAGTTTGAAGGATAGTTTAAATGGTTCAAACAGAAACAGTTTGAAGGAGAATTTGAATGGTTCTAATAGAAATAGCCTTAAAGACAGCATTAATGGTTCTAATAGAAATAGTTTGAAGGATAATTTAAGTAATCGTACCAGTGTAGGGTCAAATAGAAGTAGCTTAGATGTGTCTACAAGCTCTTACAACACACTTATTATACACAATGCTAATGATGATAATTCATGGGTACCATCTGGAAG GTTGTCAGGTGTAGTAAGAGAACATGGAGATATGGGTTACTTATATTGCGATGGTGGTGGTAAAGGACATTCGAATAGCCCTACTAtgcagtctttatcgaatttatcTCATGAAGATCATGTTTATGAGCAACCTAATAATGGAGGATGTCAAGAAATTACAGATATACCAGATGATTATCTTAGTCAGTCACAG GTATTAAAACATCTTGCAAAAGAAGTTAAAGTACCATCTTATAGCAAGCTAACTAATAATGGAGGAAATATTGATATGAGAATGAGAGATGGTGATAGAGGAAAACAGAATGATAGCGAATCAGAAGATAGACCACCACCTTCGTATATGTCTGTTTTGCTACCACTAAAAAATAAATCCCGACTTCTTGGGCCAATGGAAAAATTGACATTATCAAGATCACAACCTGATTTATCTAGAATAGGCAAACCAGATATGGATAATTACAATTTGCGGGCAACTTCTCCACG ACCTCAaacgaaaggaagagaggaaacAGAATCTGCAACGGGTGAAATTTGGCCACCATCAGAGATGATACAAATTGTAATCCAGGAGAACAGTGCCTTAAAATTAGAATTAGAACGATGCTATAACAAAGTTGCTAAATCTCAAAAGTTGGAACAAGAGATTGCGAAGGTACACAGGGCTCATGAGGAATTGGCTGCGTCGAGTGAACGAAGAGAGAAACTGGAACGAGCTGCTAGACTGAGGTTACAAAATGACTGCAGACGATTAACTGAATTAAATCGTGCATTGAGAGATCAAATAGATTTATTATCGGCACGTACCGATAGTCCTCCGATCGTAGAATCTATGAGAAAGGAATTAACGCAACGAGAATTATTAATTGGTCAATTGATTACACAAA ATAAAGAATTAGCCGCGGCGAAAGAAAGGCAGGAAATCGAATTAGCAGCACAGCGAGCAACGTTACAAGAACAACGTACACACATAGATATTTTAGATACTGCTCTCACTAACGCACAAGGCAATGTCGTACGTCTTGAAGAAGAG TGTCGGAAGAAACAAGTATACGTAGAAAGGGTAGGCCAACTTCAACGAGCTTTGTCTTCTCTTCAAGCGTCCAGTGACAGAAGAGAAGAAACAGAAAGACAGTTGAGAGGTCAATTAGAACGAGAATTAAGAGAaggcggtggtggtggtggtggtggtgctaATGGTAATGAACAATCCTCCAATGGAGAAACGATCGCAGAATTAAAACGACGAATACGCGaaagagatgaaaaaattatgTCACTCGAGGGTGACGTTGCAAAATGGGAGCAACGTTATCTCGAAGAAAGTGCACTAAGGCAAGCGGCAATTGATGCAGCCAGTCTACCAAA GGACGCCAAGATAGCTGCGTTAGAGAAGACGAGTCAAGATGCTGAGAAATTAATTGCAGAGGCACGTTCTGAGAAAATGAGACACATGGATGAAGTACACGCGGCACAGAAAAAATTGGCTGATTTTGAATCtag AATGAAGGATCTAGAATCGAAATTAGCTGAAAGGGATGCAATGATTAGAGTCCTTCAAAAACATACGTACGACAAGgatagtagtagcagtagtggTGTTGGTAGTTACCCTGCTGCACATTCGTCTCATTCAAGCACATCAGCGGATCACCATACTGCACTAACAAGCACGCCAGAACTCG TAAGCAGTGTATTGGGTGGTGGTAGTGGTTATGGAAGTACTGGTTCGTACGGTGTTACGGACAGTTACAAGTATCGGAAGCAGGGGAGCTTCGAACAAACGAATAAAAGTCTCGATGATCAATTAAAAGAACTAGACTCCCAGCTACTTAGTAAG CGGGCACTTTGCTGTTTTCCAGGATTCTCTAATCCAGGCACTGCGTCGCGAAAAGGAAAAATACCCAAGCCATTATTGGCGGGTGTAGATAGCACAGGTACCTCGAGCACCGCCTCGAGCAAGAGTCGCCTATTAGACGACTCCGGTGGCGAGGTTTCGCCGGGTATCATGGAATTTGCGAGTGCAGCCTCGAGACTGAAAGGCACTGTATCGAGATTGTCAGACGGTAAGCCCGAAGATATGATGCTGCTGGAGAAGCAGGGCAGAAGCTCTCAGAGGCAGAGGATGCAAGAGGGCGAACCACGCCGCGCGGGTAGTCTTCCTCCTAGCTCGTTACCGCGGCCACCGAAGAATCTGAAGTCGACGAACTCGCGTTACTGCAGACTAAGCGACACGGAGACTCGCAAGAAATCAGATCCAGGTCCAGCTTTGGACACCTCTGTGAGCATGAAGGTGCGCGATACGAGCAACTGCACCATCGAGTATGGCAGATTCGACACGAAGGCTCAGCGTCGAAAGAAATCATCCGGAACGGAACAGTTGGTCGTCAATAATTCGCTGAAAAAGCCATCCTCCACGACAAGTCACGAGTACGAGCGCCTTCAAGGTGAAAATATTCGCAAGAAACAGCCTTCCAATTCAGAAACGAAGCACAGGGAAATGCAGAGTCGTTCGCTGATACCTCCGCCGTCTCGTCGTATTGGAGAGTACGGTCGCCTCAGCGATGGCACCTTGAGAAAGCAAACTGGTTCACGAGGACAAAGCACCGGAAGCACG TGGATGTCAGAGAGGAGCACAGCAGGGTCGAATGGTTAG
- the LOC126918011 gene encoding angiomotin-like protein 1 isoform X1: MSSLQQGSRFLPFSNNNIQRKQLSMQGGLPQSLSGSETDVSTSNENLTNEDRYVIRHTARQEPQGQENQQQSPSRSSSHKENIPNIQGNLLNRNSLKDSLNGSNRNSLKENLNGSNRNSLKDSINGSNRNSLKDNLSNRTSVGSNRSSLDVSTSSYNTLIIHNANDDNSWVPSGRLSGVVREHGDMGYLYCDGGGKGHSNSPTMQSLSNLSHEDHVYEQPNNGGCQEITDIPDDYLSQSQVLKHLAKEVKVPSYSKLTNNGGNIDMRMRDGDRGKQNDSESEDRPPPSYMSVLLPLKNKSRLLGPMEKLTLSRSQPDLSRIGKPDMDNYNLRATSPRPQTKGREETESATGEIWPPSEMIQIVIQENSALKLELERCYNKVAKSQKLEQEIAKVHRAHEELAASSERREKLERAARLRLQNDCRRLTELNRALRDQIDLLSARTDSPPIVESMRKELTQRELLIGQLITQNKELAAAKERQEIELAAQRATLQEQRTHIDILDTALTNAQGNVVRLEEECRKKQVYVERVGQLQRALSSLQASSDRREETERQLRGQLERELREGGGGGGGGANGNEQSSNGETIAELKRRIRERDEKIMSLEGDVAKWEQRYLEESALRQAAIDAASLPKDAKIAALEKTSQDAEKLIAEARSEKMRHMDEVHAAQKKLADFESRMKDLESKLAERDAMIRVLQKHTYDKDSSSSSGVGSYPAAHSSHSSTSADHHTALTSTPELVSSVLGGGSGYGSTGSYGVTDSYKYRKQGSFEQTNKSLDDQLKELDSQLLSKRALCCFPGFSNPGTASRKGKIPKPLLAGVDSTGTSSTASSKSRLLDDSGGEVSPGIMEFASAASRLKGTVSRLSDGKPEDMMLLEKQGRSSQRQRMQEGEPRRAGSLPPSSLPRPPKNLKSTNSRYCRLSDTETRKKSDPGPALDTSVSMKVRDTSNCTIEYGRFDTKAQRRKKSSGTEQLVVNNSLKKPSSTTSHEYERLQGENIRKKQPSNSETKHREMQSRSLIPPPSRRIGEYGRLSDGTLRKQTGSRGQSTGSTVSSKSGGRDSGGTASSEASTSSLPPSKARSIPRPSNYRIQF, encoded by the exons atgagtTCTCTGCAGCAAGGTAGCAGATTCTTACctttttcaaataataatatacaaaggAAGCAACTATCAATGCAAG GTGGTCTTCCACAAAGTTTGAGTGGTAGTGAAACTGATGTATCAACATCAAATGAGAACTTAACTAATGAAGATCGATATGTTATAAGACATACAGCTCGTCAAGAACCTCAAGGCCAAGAAAATCAGCAGCAAAGTCCATCGAGATCTTCCAGTCATAAAGAAAATATACCAAATATACAA GGTAACCTGCTCAACAGAAACAGTTTGAAGGATAGTTTAAATGGTTCAAACAGAAACAGTTTGAAGGAGAATTTGAATGGTTCTAATAGAAATAGCCTTAAAGACAGCATTAATGGTTCTAATAGAAATAGTTTGAAGGATAATTTAAGTAATCGTACCAGTGTAGGGTCAAATAGAAGTAGCTTAGATGTGTCTACAAGCTCTTACAACACACTTATTATACACAATGCTAATGATGATAATTCATGGGTACCATCTGGAAG GTTGTCAGGTGTAGTAAGAGAACATGGAGATATGGGTTACTTATATTGCGATGGTGGTGGTAAAGGACATTCGAATAGCCCTACTAtgcagtctttatcgaatttatcTCATGAAGATCATGTTTATGAGCAACCTAATAATGGAGGATGTCAAGAAATTACAGATATACCAGATGATTATCTTAGTCAGTCACAG GTATTAAAACATCTTGCAAAAGAAGTTAAAGTACCATCTTATAGCAAGCTAACTAATAATGGAGGAAATATTGATATGAGAATGAGAGATGGTGATAGAGGAAAACAGAATGATAGCGAATCAGAAGATAGACCACCACCTTCGTATATGTCTGTTTTGCTACCACTAAAAAATAAATCCCGACTTCTTGGGCCAATGGAAAAATTGACATTATCAAGATCACAACCTGATTTATCTAGAATAGGCAAACCAGATATGGATAATTACAATTTGCGGGCAACTTCTCCACG ACCTCAaacgaaaggaagagaggaaacAGAATCTGCAACGGGTGAAATTTGGCCACCATCAGAGATGATACAAATTGTAATCCAGGAGAACAGTGCCTTAAAATTAGAATTAGAACGATGCTATAACAAAGTTGCTAAATCTCAAAAGTTGGAACAAGAGATTGCGAAGGTACACAGGGCTCATGAGGAATTGGCTGCGTCGAGTGAACGAAGAGAGAAACTGGAACGAGCTGCTAGACTGAGGTTACAAAATGACTGCAGACGATTAACTGAATTAAATCGTGCATTGAGAGATCAAATAGATTTATTATCGGCACGTACCGATAGTCCTCCGATCGTAGAATCTATGAGAAAGGAATTAACGCAACGAGAATTATTAATTGGTCAATTGATTACACAAA ATAAAGAATTAGCCGCGGCGAAAGAAAGGCAGGAAATCGAATTAGCAGCACAGCGAGCAACGTTACAAGAACAACGTACACACATAGATATTTTAGATACTGCTCTCACTAACGCACAAGGCAATGTCGTACGTCTTGAAGAAGAG TGTCGGAAGAAACAAGTATACGTAGAAAGGGTAGGCCAACTTCAACGAGCTTTGTCTTCTCTTCAAGCGTCCAGTGACAGAAGAGAAGAAACAGAAAGACAGTTGAGAGGTCAATTAGAACGAGAATTAAGAGAaggcggtggtggtggtggtggtggtgctaATGGTAATGAACAATCCTCCAATGGAGAAACGATCGCAGAATTAAAACGACGAATACGCGaaagagatgaaaaaattatgTCACTCGAGGGTGACGTTGCAAAATGGGAGCAACGTTATCTCGAAGAAAGTGCACTAAGGCAAGCGGCAATTGATGCAGCCAGTCTACCAAA GGACGCCAAGATAGCTGCGTTAGAGAAGACGAGTCAAGATGCTGAGAAATTAATTGCAGAGGCACGTTCTGAGAAAATGAGACACATGGATGAAGTACACGCGGCACAGAAAAAATTGGCTGATTTTGAATCtag AATGAAGGATCTAGAATCGAAATTAGCTGAAAGGGATGCAATGATTAGAGTCCTTCAAAAACATACGTACGACAAGgatagtagtagcagtagtggTGTTGGTAGTTACCCTGCTGCACATTCGTCTCATTCAAGCACATCAGCGGATCACCATACTGCACTAACAAGCACGCCAGAACTCG TAAGCAGTGTATTGGGTGGTGGTAGTGGTTATGGAAGTACTGGTTCGTACGGTGTTACGGACAGTTACAAGTATCGGAAGCAGGGGAGCTTCGAACAAACGAATAAAAGTCTCGATGATCAATTAAAAGAACTAGACTCCCAGCTACTTAGTAAG CGGGCACTTTGCTGTTTTCCAGGATTCTCTAATCCAGGCACTGCGTCGCGAAAAGGAAAAATACCCAAGCCATTATTGGCGGGTGTAGATAGCACAGGTACCTCGAGCACCGCCTCGAGCAAGAGTCGCCTATTAGACGACTCCGGTGGCGAGGTTTCGCCGGGTATCATGGAATTTGCGAGTGCAGCCTCGAGACTGAAAGGCACTGTATCGAGATTGTCAGACGGTAAGCCCGAAGATATGATGCTGCTGGAGAAGCAGGGCAGAAGCTCTCAGAGGCAGAGGATGCAAGAGGGCGAACCACGCCGCGCGGGTAGTCTTCCTCCTAGCTCGTTACCGCGGCCACCGAAGAATCTGAAGTCGACGAACTCGCGTTACTGCAGACTAAGCGACACGGAGACTCGCAAGAAATCAGATCCAGGTCCAGCTTTGGACACCTCTGTGAGCATGAAGGTGCGCGATACGAGCAACTGCACCATCGAGTATGGCAGATTCGACACGAAGGCTCAGCGTCGAAAGAAATCATCCGGAACGGAACAGTTGGTCGTCAATAATTCGCTGAAAAAGCCATCCTCCACGACAAGTCACGAGTACGAGCGCCTTCAAGGTGAAAATATTCGCAAGAAACAGCCTTCCAATTCAGAAACGAAGCACAGGGAAATGCAGAGTCGTTCGCTGATACCTCCGCCGTCTCGTCGTATTGGAGAGTACGGTCGCCTCAGCGATGGCACCTTGAGAAAGCAAACTGGTTCACGAGGACAAAGCACCGGAAGCACGGTGAGCAGCAAGAGCGGAGGGCGCGACTCCGGAGGCACCGCTAGCAGCGAGGCGTCCACGTCATCGTTGCCTCCTTCTAAAGCGAGATCCATACCTCGTCCGAGCAATTACCGCATTCAGTTTTAA